The following proteins are co-located in the Vidua macroura isolate BioBank_ID:100142 chromosome 1, ASM2450914v1, whole genome shotgun sequence genome:
- the SLC30A8 gene encoding proton-coupled zinc antiporter SLC30A8, with the protein MAAEKGLERTCLVSERDIKKYTLALDRMSWLQKNPNEERQQQEADIAGANPAYHCHSYSQAYENRKREQHQARRKLCVASVICTFFMIAEITGKYACGQIAGSLAVVSDAAHILVDLTSFLISLFSLWLTSKPPTKQFTFGWQRAEILGALMSMIIVWMVTGVLTYLACMRLLHPDYDIDATVMLITSACAVLVNILLSLILHQTGHRHSHGLQARERMSAPLEKPALSNASLQAAFVHTIGDLFQSISVLISALIIFFKPQYKIADPICTFVFSIFVLATTVTILRDILTMLMEGTSKGFAYDAVKARILTVDKVESVHDLHLWSLTINQTALSAHIATADSTDSQKILRDVTQALFEHYSFHSITIQIESGEDQKPDCVFCQEPED; encoded by the exons ATGGCTGCTGAAAAGGGTCTTGAAAGAACTTGTCTTGTGAGTGAGAGGGACATCAAGAAGTACACGTTGGCCCTAGACAG GATGAGCTGGCTTCAGAAGAATCCAAATgaagagaggcagcagcaggaagcagaCATTGCAGGAGCTAATCCAGCCTATCACTGTCACAGCTACTCACAGGCCTATGAGAACAGAAAGAGGGAGCAGCATCAAGCCAGGAGGAAGCTCTGTGTAGCATCAGTAATTTGCACCTTCTTCATGATTGCTGAGATAACAGGGAAGTATGCGT GTGGGCAGATCGCCGGGAGCCTGGCAGTGGTCAGCGACGCAGCACACATCCTGGTGGACCTGACAAGCTTCCTGATCAGCCTCTTCTCGCTGTGGCTCACCTCCAAACCTCCTACCAAACAGTTCACTTTTGGGTGGCAGCGAGCAG AAATTCTGGGAGCTTTGATGTCTATGATAATAGTTTGGATGGTGACTGGTGTGTTGACATATTTGGCTTGCATGAGGCTGCTGCACCCAGATTATGATATTGATGCTACAGTGATGCTCATTACCTCTGCTTGTGCTGTGCTCGTCAACATCCT ACTAAGCCTAATTCTGCACCAGACTGGCCACAGGCACAGCCATGGGCTACAAGCCAGGGAACGCATGTCAGCCCCTCTGGAAAAGCCAGCTCTGAGCAATGCCAGCCTGCAGGCAGCCTTTGTGCATACCATTGGAGATCTATTCCAGAGTATTAGTGTGCTAATTAGTGCACTTATCATCTTCTTTAAG CCACAGTACAAAATAGCTGACCCAATCTGCACATTTGTGTTTTCCATCTTTGTTTTGGCAACTACCGTCACGATTTTAAGGGATATTTTAACTATGCTAATGGAAG GAACATCAAAAGGATTTGCTTATGATGCTGTAAAAGCAAGAATTTTAACAGTTGACAAAGTGGAGTCTGTTCACGACCTTCATCTTTGGTCTCTGACAATTAATCAAACTGCTCTCTCTGCTCACATTGCCACAG CAGACTCAACAGACAGCCAGAAGATTTTGAGAGATGTTACCCAAGCCCTCTTTGAGCACTACAGCTTCCACTCCATCACCATTCAGATTGAATCAGGAGAGGATCAGAAACCAGACTGTGTCTTCTGCCAAGAGCCCGAGGATTAA